From Coffea arabica cultivar ET-39 chromosome 9c, Coffea Arabica ET-39 HiFi, whole genome shotgun sequence, one genomic window encodes:
- the LOC113708078 gene encoding oxoglutarate-dependent flavonoid 7-O-demethylase 1-like yields MESGMIRLGGSLKVPYVQELAKQKFASVPPRYIRPDPTKLHGVSTEEIPVIDMQRLLSDESLNPELEKLHCACKEWGFFQLINHGVSSSLVDKLELEIQKFFNLTIEEKMRFAQEPGDVEGYGQAFVVSEEQKLDWGGMFYMVALPTHLRKPHLLPNLPLPFRETLDQYSREMEILAIKVLEQMTKALGMKLEDMTMLFQEGMQSMRMYYYPPSPQPELVMGLCPHSDAAGLTILLQVNEVEGLQIKKAGGWVPVVPLPNAFITNVGDILEIVTNGIYKSVEHRATVNLHNERLSIATFLVPKLDGDMGPAPSLITPENPAIFRRISMIDYLKALFSRELDGKSFIDAMRTQIEDF; encoded by the exons ATGGAATCCGGTATGATAAGGTTGGGAGGCTCTCTAAAGGTACCCTATGTTCAGGAGTTGGCTAAGCAGAAATTTGCATCAGTCCCACCCCGATACATACGACCTGATCCAACCAAACTTCATGGGGTCTCCACAGAGGAAATCCCAGTAATTGACATGCAAAGGTTGCTTTCTGATGAATCACTGAATCCAGAGCTTGAAAAGTTGCATTGTGCCTGCAAAGAATGGGGCTTCTTCCAG CTGATTAATCATGGAGTGAGCTCTTCATTGGTGGACAAGCTGGAACTAGAGAtacaaaagtttttcaatttgacGATTGAAGAGAAGATGAGATTTGCCCAAGAACCGGGCGATGTAGAAGGATATGGACAGGCCTTTGTTGTATCTGAGGAACAAAAACTTGACTGGGGTGGCATGTTTTACATGGTCGCTCTGCCAACTCACTTGAGAAAACCTCATTTACTTCCCAACCTTCCTCTTCCATTCAG AGAAACTCTAGATCAGTACTCAAGGGAAATGGAAATCCTTGCCATCAAGGTCCTTGAGCAAATGACAAAAGCATTAGGAATGAAGCTTGAAGATATGACAATGCTTTTTCAAGAAGGGATGCAATCAATGAGGATGTACTATTATCCTCCATCTCCCCAACCTGAGCTAGTGATGGGCCTTTGCCCCCACTCTGATGCTGCTGGCCTTACCATATTACTTCAAGTCAATGAAGTGGAAGGCCTCCAAATCAAAAAGGCAGGAGGATGGGTTCCTGTTGTACCACTCCCTAATGCATTCATAACCAATGTTGGAGACATTTTAGAG ATTGTGACAAATGGGATTTACAAGAGTGTTGAGCATCGGGCAACTGTGAATTTGCACAACGAAAGGCTTTCCATTGCAACATTTCTTGTCCCAAAACTGGATGGTGATATGGGTCCTGCGCCAAGTCTTATCACCCCTGAAAATCCAGCAATTTTCAGAAGAATTAGTATGATTGACTATTTAAAAGCGTTATTTTCCCGTGAACTAGATGGGAAATCATTCATTGACGCAATGAGGACCCAAATCGAAGACTTTTAG